A single Arachidicoccus sp. BS20 DNA region contains:
- a CDS encoding AbiJ-NTD4 domain-containing protein, protein MNKEIFSKRNGLRSFKEKEITIREDAPEGLRGFISMAFYDLNKQPSDLRAITTRVLKIPPDTNNWSQYPNIYNEVKEHLDSCDWYSVYDIIEAIIQKLDSHEKEEFTNEINEYFIINGIGWKIVDEQIETRGDEVFETAITNVVSVLETAKLQTAKTEIKEALNDLSRRPTPDITGAIQHSLACLECVTREIIGDKKSTIGDLMKKYPGAIPTPLDQAVTKIWGFASEQGRHLREGQEPEYLEAELIVEVTSAIAVYLGKKLNVENLQTDNIDLPF, encoded by the coding sequence ATGAATAAAGAAATATTTTCAAAGCGAAACGGATTACGTTCTTTTAAAGAGAAAGAAATAACTATCAGAGAGGATGCTCCTGAAGGATTACGAGGATTTATCAGCATGGCTTTCTATGATTTGAATAAACAACCATCTGACTTACGAGCTATAACAACGAGGGTTTTGAAAATTCCACCAGATACAAATAATTGGTCGCAATACCCCAATATTTATAATGAAGTAAAAGAACATTTGGATAGCTGTGATTGGTATTCAGTCTATGATATAATCGAAGCAATAATTCAAAAACTTGATAGTCATGAAAAAGAAGAATTTACTAATGAAATAAACGAGTATTTTATTATCAATGGAATAGGTTGGAAAATTGTAGATGAGCAAATAGAAACTCGTGGTGATGAAGTATTTGAAACTGCAATCACAAATGTTGTGTCTGTTCTCGAAACAGCAAAACTCCAAACCGCTAAAACTGAAATTAAAGAAGCACTTAATGATTTATCAAGACGACCAACACCTGATATAACTGGAGCGATACAACATTCACTTGCTTGTTTAGAATGTGTAACAAGAGAAATAATCGGTGATAAAAAATCTACTATTGGGGATTTAATGAAAAAATATCCCGGTGCAATACCAACGCCACTTGACCAAGCGGTTACGAAAATTTGGGGGTTTGCTTCCGAACAAGGCAGGCATTTAAGAGAAGGTCAAGAGCCTGAATATTTGGAAGCAGAATTAATAGTTGAGGTAACATCAGCTATTGCGGTTTATTTAGGTAAAAAGCTTAATGTTGAGAATCTGCAAACTGATAATATTGATTTACCGTTTTGA
- a CDS encoding nucleotidyl transferase AbiEii/AbiGii toxin family protein yields MNEFKDKDLLEEVAAIKNINAAFVEKDWYAVQVLKKVHEFSYPGFDIIFSGGTALSKAHNIIQRFSEDVDFRIQTHLLEEQSKNQQRKILSDFKNAVITHLKTEFNIDDDKIAAKDSNHFFSVELDYPTLFSQSIALRPHLLIEFRLSNLFLEAQVFSVSSFVNELSHKSPEVLNIACTNSIEIATDKFSALLWRIPQREEDIKNNVENPDDRNIVRHLHDLYFLNNTVINYPDFKTLLTYTIQADDNRAKSIAGLEMKEKFNIVLNILKNDKKYPDEYDRFVKGMSYAIGSLPEYDNTVATFELLCKYISE; encoded by the coding sequence ATGAACGAGTTTAAAGATAAAGACCTGTTGGAAGAAGTAGCCGCGATAAAAAATATCAACGCTGCTTTTGTTGAGAAAGATTGGTATGCGGTGCAGGTATTGAAGAAAGTCCATGAATTTTCTTATCCCGGTTTTGACATTATATTTTCGGGCGGCACAGCTTTATCTAAAGCACATAACATCATCCAAAGATTTTCTGAGGACGTTGATTTCAGAATACAAACCCATTTGCTCGAAGAACAAAGCAAAAATCAACAGAGGAAAATATTGTCCGATTTTAAGAATGCAGTTATCACTCATTTAAAAACAGAATTTAATATTGACGATGACAAAATCGCTGCAAAGGACAGTAATCATTTCTTTTCTGTTGAACTGGATTATCCGACTTTATTTTCGCAATCAATCGCTTTACGTCCTCATCTGTTGATTGAATTTAGATTGAGTAATTTATTTTTAGAAGCACAAGTATTTTCTGTTTCTTCTTTTGTAAATGAATTGTCCCACAAATCGCCGGAAGTGTTGAACATAGCTTGCACTAATTCAATAGAAATAGCCACTGATAAATTCAGCGCTTTGCTATGGCGTATTCCGCAAAGAGAAGAAGATATTAAGAACAATGTTGAGAATCCCGATGATAGAAATATCGTAAGACATTTGCACGACTTATATTTTCTGAACAATACAGTTATCAATTATCCTGATTTTAAAACGTTGTTGACATATACTATTCAGGCAGATGATAATCGAGCCAAAAGTATAGCAGGGCTTGAAATGAAAGAAAAGTTCAACATTGTGCTGAATATTCTAAAAAACGATAAAAAATATCCTGACGAGTATGACCGTTTTGTAAAAGGTATGTCTTACGCCATCGGCTCTTTGCCTGAATATGACAACACAGTAGCGACATTTGAACTTCTATGCAAGTATATTTCGGAATAA
- a CDS encoding DUF5677 domain-containing protein produces MSFENLQKQIADTEEYTKFSVEFDYFIDFFNDFSELVSYNGRIISLIVDSNVYTLDTTLLDSSVQTLRSIKLCCSIGSFADANTLMRKLRDELILYVYMLNIINLRKPFIEDDLKKDFNVKNAADFLELFSNLRFNNVISEDEQAVSAWLNNTVNELPRPIKKKLEFENYMKVLKQNKDIDKILTDYKLQEYWETLRKRLNNYVHSNGTRFSIQNVVSADNKYLETHLKNITIRASYTLSFFFVVLLMTESSLISSTDYLDYLDCNMEPPEGSQYFIATFIQDFIDTKIAKLHPELKQFLKDNNNHGMKID; encoded by the coding sequence ATGAGCTTTGAGAATTTGCAAAAGCAAATCGCTGATACCGAAGAATACACAAAGTTTTCAGTCGAGTTTGATTACTTCATTGATTTTTTTAATGATTTCTCGGAGCTTGTTTCCTATAATGGTCGTATTATTTCTTTGATTGTCGATAGCAATGTTTACACATTAGATACAACTTTACTTGACAGCTCTGTACAAACCTTACGTAGTATAAAACTTTGCTGTTCTATTGGGAGTTTCGCTGATGCAAATACTCTGATGAGGAAATTGCGTGATGAACTTATATTGTATGTTTACATGCTTAATATAATCAACCTAAGGAAGCCTTTTATTGAAGATGATTTAAAGAAAGATTTTAATGTTAAAAATGCTGCTGATTTTTTAGAGTTATTTTCAAATCTCAGATTTAATAATGTCATATCAGAAGATGAGCAGGCTGTTTCTGCATGGCTTAATAATACAGTAAACGAATTGCCAAGACCAATAAAAAAGAAACTGGAATTTGAAAACTATATGAAGGTTCTCAAGCAAAATAAAGATATAGACAAAATTCTTACTGATTATAAGTTGCAGGAATATTGGGAAACATTGAGGAAAAGATTAAACAATTATGTCCACAGTAACGGTACTCGTTTTTCAATTCAAAACGTTGTATCAGCAGACAACAAATATTTAGAAACCCATTTGAAAAATATTACTATTCGAGCTTCATATACATTATCGTTTTTCTTTGTAGTGTTGCTAATGACAGAATCGTCTTTAATAAGCTCTACCGATTACCTTGATTATTTGGATTGCAATATGGAACCGCCGGAAGGAAGTCAATATTTTATCGCCACATTTATACAAGATTTTATAGACACAAAAATTGCTAAACTTCATCCAGAATTGAAACAATTCTTAAAAGACAATAATAATCATGGGATGAAGATTGACTGA
- a CDS encoding zinc ribbon domain-containing protein, producing the protein MLCQGQARAHYIREFVLVLDGRKRQYRPKTVTNPSFPLRGFLTCPVSDCGKVLTGSMSKGRSRYYPYYHCPRSCAVNGGHCRLRAEKMNDWFVKEIKKYLPEPELVPVHKHTIVESWHGKTADRPNENRKIQREIKELEQRLSYTMELLSGKQIAPEDYRKMSDDLKDKIARLAAKLSAINENEKNISGLLDKGIRNLLKLEVIYEMGDMDKKRRVIGSIFPEKFSFSESGDRTGRLNEAIRLIYTLDKDFSKNKNGTSKNFDYLSRQVVLSGVFTNNFVHDLKRLSGRREMSFAVKSKRKYRYKDQYK; encoded by the coding sequence TTGCTTTGTCAAGGGCAAGCACGAGCCCATTATATCAGAGAGTTTGTTTTAGTTTTGGACGGCAGAAAACGGCAATACAGGCCTAAAACCGTAACTAATCCGTCTTTCCCGTTACGGGGTTTCCTGACTTGTCCGGTATCTGACTGCGGCAAGGTACTTACGGGCAGTATGTCAAAGGGACGAAGCCGGTATTATCCATATTACCACTGCCCCAGATCTTGTGCGGTGAACGGCGGTCATTGCCGTCTGAGAGCGGAGAAAATGAATGACTGGTTTGTAAAGGAAATCAAAAAATATCTTCCCGAGCCTGAATTAGTGCCTGTCCATAAACACACTATTGTCGAATCGTGGCACGGCAAAACAGCAGACCGTCCAAATGAGAACAGAAAAATACAGAGGGAAATTAAAGAATTGGAACAACGCTTGTCTTACACAATGGAACTACTTTCCGGCAAACAAATAGCGCCCGAAGATTATCGAAAAATGAGCGATGACCTAAAAGATAAAATTGCTCGTTTAGCAGCAAAATTGTCCGCTATTAACGAAAATGAAAAAAATATCAGTGGTTTGCTGGATAAGGGGATAAGAAACCTGTTAAAACTGGAGGTAATATATGAAATGGGCGATATGGATAAAAAAAGGCGGGTCATTGGTTCGATCTTTCCGGAAAAATTCAGTTTTTCGGAATCCGGCGATCGAACCGGCAGGCTCAATGAAGCCATTCGCCTGATATACACGCTGGATAAGGATTTCAGCAAAAATAAAAATGGGACAAGTAAAAATTTTGATTACTTGTCCCGTCAAGTCGTCCTCTCTGGTGTTTTTACGAACAATTTTGTGCATGATTTAAAGAGGTTATCGGGACGACGTGAAATGTCTTTTGCTGTTAAATCAAAGCGGAAATACAGATATAAAGACCAATACAAATGA
- a CDS encoding RagB/SusD family nutrient uptake outer membrane protein: MKIFKLLFSALTIMAIFASCKKFLDINPSTASVNPATIKDFTEMLNSDSLGTGYFFLTDMMTDDINISSSYLTGVNNIYTRVYSWDSTFWNPGDTDIIYNSSYTRILQMNIILSRINDAPKDSLNTLANSANVTSEALINRAWLYLQLANIYGKAYNKGTASVDLAVPLITVPNATNDPSRATVAQVYAQVISDLSKAVDNPYLQAKGANILHPGKAAGYTLLARAYLYEAQYDSAEIYADSSLNLASTLLSYNTAYVQPTQLYDLRNNPEVLFGHVSYDQGYPAAFYGFGYSLSDELVDSLGDDDLRYSKNFTYGNFNTAILSGNATIVMDNSVSVPETMLIKAECLARKGDVSGAEAIIKNIRNNRLQTGAADNRIYNASNILSYVLSERRRELFMHGGLRLFDLKRYNNDPSLKKTIYRYATVTYGHLSFSSISDSLPPGDNKYLVPFSSSIIANNPNIVQNPR, translated from the coding sequence ATGAAAATATTCAAACTTCTTTTTTCGGCTTTAACCATTATGGCAATATTCGCCTCCTGTAAAAAGTTCCTGGATATAAACCCTTCTACAGCAAGTGTGAATCCTGCGACCATTAAGGATTTTACCGAGATGCTGAACAGTGATTCATTAGGTACCGGATATTTCTTTTTAACGGATATGATGACAGACGACATTAATATATCGTCTTCTTATCTTACTGGCGTAAATAATATTTACACGCGTGTTTATTCATGGGATAGTACTTTTTGGAATCCGGGAGATACTGACATAATATATAATTCTTCTTATACAAGAATCCTGCAAATGAATATTATATTAAGCAGGATAAATGATGCTCCTAAAGACAGTTTGAATACGCTCGCCAATAGTGCAAATGTAACATCTGAAGCATTAATCAATCGCGCGTGGCTTTACCTGCAACTTGCAAATATTTATGGCAAGGCTTATAATAAAGGTACAGCTTCTGTAGATTTGGCAGTACCATTAATTACGGTTCCTAATGCGACAAATGACCCTTCGCGTGCGACTGTAGCCCAAGTATATGCTCAAGTAATCTCAGACCTTAGTAAAGCTGTTGATAATCCTTATTTACAAGCAAAGGGCGCAAACATACTTCATCCGGGGAAAGCAGCAGGTTATACATTGCTGGCAAGGGCGTATTTGTATGAAGCGCAATACGATTCTGCCGAAATTTATGCAGATTCTTCGTTGAATTTGGCAAGCACACTTTTAAGCTATAATACTGCTTATGTCCAACCTACTCAATTATATGATTTAAGAAACAATCCGGAAGTATTATTTGGACATGTGAGTTATGACCAAGGTTATCCGGCGGCGTTTTACGGGTTTGGTTATAGCTTGAGCGACGAACTTGTGGATAGTCTTGGAGATGACGACCTTCGTTATTCTAAAAATTTTACATACGGAAACTTTAACACAGCAATACTCTCAGGCAATGCGACCATTGTTATGGACAATAGTGTTAGTGTGCCGGAAACAATGCTCATAAAAGCTGAATGCCTCGCGCGTAAGGGAGATGTGAGTGGAGCAGAAGCCATCATCAAAAATATAAGAAACAATAGACTTCAAACAGGCGCCGCCGATAATCGTATTTATAATGCATCCAATATTTTGAGTTATGTCTTATCTGAAAGGAGGCGTGAATTATTTATGCACGGAGGTCTAAGGCTTTTCGATTTGAAAAGATATAATAATGACCCTTCTTTGAAAAAGACCATTTACAGATATGCAACAGTTACCTATGGTCATTTGTCCTTTTCCAGTATCAGTGACTCTTTGCCACCAGGCGATAACAAATACTTAGTTCCGTTTTCTTCATCCATTATCGCAAACAATCCGAACATAGTTCAAAACCCGAGATAG
- a CDS encoding RNA polymerase sigma factor: MSERIYQSDEILFQLIKNDDKVAFTEIYNRFWDKLCVVACNKLKDCFIAEDIVQELFIEIWNRRHTIVINKTVNSFLAAALKYKIIKARVRIKDALDKKVQITSDNSSIDDFTAHEMITFSELQFKLEKLVKKLPEKCRLIYKMYKEEDYSSKDISEMLNLSQRTVESHLYRAVKTLKEQLLNAIESYLEPLHNILSRYFFSNKNILP; the protein is encoded by the coding sequence ATGTCTGAAAGGATATATCAAAGTGACGAAATTTTATTCCAATTAATCAAGAATGATGATAAAGTTGCATTCACTGAAATCTATAACAGGTTTTGGGATAAGTTGTGTGTTGTTGCATGCAATAAATTGAAGGATTGTTTTATTGCAGAAGATATTGTCCAAGAATTATTTATAGAGATATGGAACAGACGCCATACGATTGTTATCAATAAAACTGTGAATTCTTTTCTTGCTGCTGCTCTTAAATACAAAATCATCAAAGCCCGTGTCCGAATTAAGGATGCATTAGACAAAAAAGTTCAGATAACTTCTGATAATTCCTCAATCGATGATTTTACGGCACACGAAATGATAACCTTTTCTGAACTGCAATTCAAGCTGGAGAAATTGGTAAAAAAACTCCCGGAGAAATGTCGTTTAATATATAAAATGTATAAAGAGGAAGATTATTCTTCAAAAGACATCTCCGAAATGCTGAACCTCTCTCAAAGAACTGTTGAGTCTCATTTATATAGGGCTGTTAAAACTTTGAAAGAACAATTGCTCAATGCAATAGAATCTTACTTAGAGCCTTTACACAATATTCTTTCCCGATATTTTTTTTCAAACAAGAATATATTGCCGTAA
- a CDS encoding TonB-dependent receptor plug domain-containing protein: MLTILNDIKEQTGYGYFYNRSIGLDYVSTSMSVTDMPIEAALKQLFSDLPYHCAITNRTIVITSKAVAKNNDVSSPARNENIATVQSDNILKGNVVSEAGTPIDHLVIMEAQTHAYTYTNKNGSFSLPVQQEGSIICYGDGFVPQKIKYSGVSSQFFIKMAYEAQNLDSVTVESVSEKKDPTKFVNLDNRRYMNLGQVLQGTIPGLTLQISNSSSKQVTGIEVHQHYDPGTTINVDNYITMSLDDFYAAKGKQQGQAIVNALLKDPNAYTSVGGVVLYKLITTTVFGNTLIPQLRGANSFSSSTTSMLIVIDGFPQDNFPADYPMADVESVEVIRDPKELVKWGASAAGGIIYIKTKSAQGGTPKFNYTTSFYYQPAPKFSEKKLMLSNTSDYLDYVKNFFDSTGGKTRYNPKSYNLSPALRLLVDHANSTITDDQFNNSWDSLKAIDNESQMGLLQQNAFLQNHILSVTGGNLNYKFIAIGSYSSSPSNALKSSSKTVGLKLNNQFNLLNNNLKINWLINYSDAKSRTGYSFDPNNTLEPYQLLVDANGNYVYDNSDLNQSANDLIQSYGYKNYGINILQDARVNKNTSDLKQLQSNFRMNWDLPAGFKWAASVIYTGKKTTTDLFYDKQSSYVRRKVDNYAELENGSLVYYLPYGNIFNETVQKSSDLNVRSALSWSKTFGLNKINLSFGGGGASVIARKPSASTIYGYNTKTKTGIPVFLPSPDPTVSIENYNQLFPGYSAVVTPYSLLTAQYGDSTASRSLNWNAAVGYNYGDRFSITGSINNSLNPVYGQENTYSVLSNYNMEASGLLIQNDTHGRFFHSLSASAGFEGMKMPDLLVGYSSQRYLQSSDWGNYTIWVNGLNPTQQKGQKTLNVYQKLSTNLLDSSFIFDLAYNTLKTDGTTGTLSGNLANSGTDTSYTQRYVSAELQINLRKGNLNLDAKYSKSPEGQKQFNGAFTYNIANESYFHNKSISTLLVNGLWEDISPYQALGLMMGTNVASGGSYSNALNNTFNELPPSNLNKELHFALGFRQDDYLLDLRYYHHRTSNLNNNTSSYSDPATGLSSQVTYSTIINKGIEFLLKTTVIKNKSFNYIITLNGAYNQNIASLVPYTAFSATSNYPTTYRSGYGTSNIWSFKWAGLNDEGEPQVYDAKGNKTSTLDSATLSNAMVYSGVTSAPWTGGFIQEFNYKQFFARISLVFNWDYVMRMYLPAMDQINDRSVWTKDRWQKPGDENHTDIAKIINSGGGTYRSFVIQNSSNSILSADNIRLQEVMIGWMPKAVFLKRHFGINSFQITLSAENPAIWTKNKYHIDPSTIGGNGKIGLPIARQYVCNINIGF, encoded by the coding sequence GTGTTAACAATTTTAAACGATATCAAAGAGCAAACCGGTTATGGTTATTTTTACAACAGGTCTATTGGGCTGGACTATGTTTCAACATCTATGAGCGTTACGGATATGCCCATTGAAGCAGCTTTGAAACAATTGTTCAGCGACTTGCCTTACCATTGTGCAATTACCAACCGAACTATCGTAATAACTTCTAAAGCCGTCGCAAAAAACAATGATGTATCATCCCCAGCCCGCAATGAAAATATAGCGACTGTACAATCAGATAATATATTAAAAGGCAATGTAGTAAGTGAAGCCGGTACACCTATTGACCACCTTGTGATTATGGAAGCACAAACACATGCTTATACCTACACTAACAAGAACGGCTCATTTTCACTGCCTGTACAACAGGAGGGCTCTATTATTTGTTATGGAGACGGCTTCGTACCTCAAAAAATCAAATACTCAGGCGTGTCAAGTCAATTTTTTATCAAAATGGCATATGAAGCACAGAATCTTGATAGTGTAACGGTCGAGTCTGTTTCTGAAAAAAAAGACCCGACTAAGTTTGTAAACCTGGACAACCGCAGATATATGAATCTGGGACAGGTTTTACAAGGAACAATACCGGGTTTAACCTTGCAGATTTCTAATTCCAGCTCCAAACAAGTAACAGGAATCGAAGTACATCAGCATTATGACCCCGGAACGACAATAAATGTAGATAATTATATAACAATGTCATTGGATGATTTTTATGCAGCAAAAGGAAAACAGCAGGGGCAAGCCATTGTCAATGCGCTCTTAAAAGATCCGAATGCCTACACTTCAGTTGGCGGGGTGGTACTATATAAATTGATAACAACCACCGTATTTGGTAATACACTGATCCCTCAATTGCGCGGCGCCAATAGTTTCTCAAGCAGCACTACAAGTATGCTTATCGTAATTGATGGTTTCCCACAAGATAATTTCCCGGCAGATTATCCGATGGCAGATGTTGAATCGGTTGAAGTAATAAGGGACCCTAAAGAATTAGTCAAATGGGGGGCAAGTGCAGCAGGGGGAATTATTTATATTAAAACAAAATCGGCGCAAGGCGGTACTCCTAAGTTTAATTATACAACAAGTTTTTATTACCAACCTGCACCAAAGTTTAGCGAAAAAAAATTAATGCTGAGTAATACATCTGATTACTTAGATTATGTGAAGAATTTCTTTGACAGTACCGGCGGCAAAACCAGATATAATCCTAAGTCATACAATCTGTCGCCAGCTTTGAGATTGTTGGTCGACCATGCAAACAGTACGATTACCGACGATCAATTTAACAATTCATGGGATTCTCTCAAAGCAATTGATAATGAAAGCCAAATGGGGCTTTTGCAGCAAAATGCTTTCTTGCAAAATCATATACTCAGTGTAACAGGTGGAAATCTGAATTATAAATTTATTGCAATTGGCAGTTATTCATCAAGCCCTTCAAACGCTTTGAAAAGTAGCAGTAAAACTGTTGGATTAAAACTGAATAATCAGTTCAATCTGTTAAACAATAACCTAAAGATTAACTGGCTTATAAATTACAGCGACGCAAAGAGCAGGACCGGGTATTCTTTTGATCCAAACAATACTTTGGAGCCGTATCAACTTTTAGTTGACGCTAATGGAAATTATGTATATGATAATAGCGATTTGAACCAGAGTGCCAATGACCTTATTCAATCTTACGGGTATAAGAATTATGGTATAAATATTTTACAAGATGCGCGTGTTAATAAAAATACGAGTGATTTAAAGCAGTTACAGTCCAATTTCAGAATGAATTGGGACTTGCCGGCTGGGTTTAAATGGGCTGCCTCTGTAATATATACTGGCAAAAAAACTACGACGGATTTGTTTTATGATAAACAGTCAAGTTATGTAAGAAGAAAAGTGGATAATTACGCTGAGTTGGAAAACGGGTCACTAGTGTATTATTTGCCTTACGGCAATATATTCAATGAAACTGTTCAAAAAAGTTCCGATTTAAATGTTAGGTCTGCTTTATCCTGGAGTAAAACTTTCGGATTGAATAAAATCAACTTGTCGTTTGGCGGGGGGGGAGCAAGTGTAATTGCCAGAAAGCCATCGGCATCTACTATTTACGGTTATAATACGAAAACAAAAACAGGCATCCCTGTCTTCCTGCCATCGCCGGATCCTACTGTTTCTATTGAAAATTATAACCAGCTTTTCCCCGGTTATTCGGCAGTTGTTACGCCGTATTCATTGTTGACGGCACAATATGGCGACAGTACTGCAAGCAGAAGCCTTAACTGGAATGCTGCTGTAGGATACAATTATGGCGACAGGTTCTCAATAACAGGTTCAATCAACAATTCCTTAAATCCGGTATATGGACAGGAAAACACCTATTCGGTATTGTCAAACTACAATATGGAGGCAAGCGGACTGCTTATCCAAAATGACACACATGGACGATTCTTTCACAGCCTTTCTGCTTCCGCCGGATTTGAAGGTATGAAGATGCCGGATTTGCTTGTAGGTTACAGTAGTCAGCGCTACTTGCAATCGTCCGATTGGGGAAACTATACTATTTGGGTAAACGGTCTTAATCCTACACAACAAAAGGGACAAAAAACACTCAATGTTTATCAAAAACTTTCGACCAATTTGCTGGATAGTAGTTTTATATTTGATTTAGCATACAATACACTAAAAACAGATGGCACTACCGGAACGCTATCCGGCAATTTGGCAAATTCCGGAACGGATACAAGTTATACTCAACGCTATGTAAGTGCTGAATTGCAGATAAATTTAAGGAAAGGAAATTTGAATTTAGATGCTAAATACTCCAAATCTCCCGAAGGACAAAAACAGTTCAACGGTGCATTTACTTACAACATCGCCAATGAAAGTTATTTCCATAACAAAAGTATAAGTACATTGCTTGTTAATGGTCTATGGGAAGACATTAGTCCTTATCAGGCATTAGGATTGATGATGGGCACCAATGTTGCCTCCGGCGGAAGTTACAGCAATGCCCTCAATAATACTTTTAATGAATTGCCGCCAAGTAACTTAAATAAAGAGTTGCACTTTGCATTAGGCTTCAGGCAAGATGATTATTTGTTGGACTTAAGGTATTATCATCACAGGACTTCTAATCTTAATAACAATACATCATCATATAGTGACCCTGCCACAGGTTTATCTTCGCAGGTAACTTATAGTACGATTATCAATAAAGGAATTGAGTTCTTATTGAAAACTACGGTAATAAAGAATAAGTCGTTCAATTATATTATTACCTTAAACGGGGCGTATAATCAGAACATCGCTTCATTAGTTCCATATACAGCTTTCTCCGCCACCAGCAATTATCCGACTACATACCGTAGTGGATACGGTACAAGTAATATCTGGAGTTTCAAGTGGGCAGGTCTTAATGATGAGGGCGAACCTCAAGTGTACGATGCAAAAGGAAATAAAACTTCAACGCTTGATAGCGCCACGCTTTCAAATGCAATGGTCTATAGTGGTGTAACATCTGCACCATGGACAGGTGGTTTTATACAAGAATTTAATTACAAGCAATTCTTTGCCCGGATTTCTTTGGTCTTTAATTGGGATTATGTCATGAGAATGTACCTGCCTGCGATGGATCAAATAAATGACAGAAGTGTATGGACAAAAGACAGGTGGCAAAAACCCGGTGATGAAAATCATACAGATATTGCAAAAATAATAAATAGCGGAGGTGGCACTTACAGGTCATTTGTAATTCAAAACTCCAGCAATAGTATTCTCTCGGCAGATAATATACGGTTGCAGGAAGTAATGATAGGGTGGATGCCTAAGGCAGTATTTTTGAAGAGGCACTTTGGCATCAATTCATTTCAGATTACACTATCTGCAGAAAATCCTGCAATATGGACAAAGAATAAATATCATATAGACCCATCAACAATAGGCGGAAACGGAAAAATAGGTTTACCGATTGCTCGCCAGTATGTATGTAACATTAATATAGGCTTTTAA
- a CDS encoding FecR family protein → MKEKNRKLLYDIEKKWLDGTISDEEAELYSRWYNWVQNNEVKIPENLATNKAEHKRKLFDKIIDKLDAEGNQFRLYYRRLNGRYLRKKLVRLSAAAVFTIGIIVSGIWFYTKDNGKNNNKMVTDVTPGRSGLILTLNNGKQILLDSVKDGLISEQNGVKVYKKDNRLVYEGKAAGDIINTATTDTGRQYQIELPDHSTVWLNAVSELKYPVSFAANERKVTLKGEAYFEINHLKKDIPFIVETEGKSIKVLGTHFDVNAYGDKGNIIATLLQGKIAMQSGSNLQTILPNEAVVSPIGSAEISVKQVKASDAILWMKREFNFENLSLEDIMLQIQRWYNIQVVYDKGVDKQMQFNGFVPMNQNLSEVLKVLELSGIHFSLKNKILTVMK, encoded by the coding sequence ATGAAAGAAAAGAATCGGAAATTACTTTACGATATTGAAAAAAAATGGCTTGACGGAACTATCTCCGATGAAGAAGCGGAATTGTATTCACGATGGTATAATTGGGTGCAGAATAATGAAGTAAAAATACCGGAAAATCTTGCGACGAATAAAGCTGAACATAAGAGAAAATTGTTTGATAAAATAATCGATAAGCTTGATGCAGAAGGCAACCAGTTTAGGCTGTATTATCGCCGGTTAAACGGGCGGTATTTACGCAAAAAGTTAGTCAGATTAAGTGCTGCGGCTGTATTTACCATAGGTATTATTGTTTCCGGAATATGGTTTTATACAAAAGACAATGGCAAGAATAACAATAAAATGGTTACGGATGTTACGCCCGGAAGAAGCGGATTAATTTTAACGCTAAATAACGGCAAACAAATTTTATTAGACTCGGTAAAGGACGGACTGATTTCTGAACAAAATGGTGTCAAGGTATATAAAAAAGACAACAGGCTTGTATATGAAGGAAAAGCAGCCGGAGACATCATAAATACTGCTACGACAGATACCGGTCGTCAGTACCAGATAGAGCTTCCCGACCATAGCACCGTGTGGTTAAATGCAGTTTCTGAATTAAAATATCCGGTTTCTTTTGCAGCAAACGAGAGAAAGGTAACCTTAAAAGGCGAAGCTTATTTTGAAATAAATCATTTGAAAAAAGATATCCCTTTTATAGTTGAAACCGAAGGTAAAAGCATCAAAGTTTTAGGTACACACTTCGATGTAAATGCATATGGCGACAAGGGAAACATTATCGCAACATTGCTACAGGGAAAAATCGCAATGCAATCGGGCAGTAATTTGCAAACCATTCTTCCGAACGAAGCAGTGGTAAGTCCAATAGGCAGCGCCGAAATAAGTGTAAAGCAGGTCAAGGCTTCAGATGCAATCTTATGGATGAAGCGTGAATTTAATTTTGAAAATCTTTCGCTTGAAGATATAATGCTTCAAATACAACGTTGGTATAACATTCAGGTGGTATATGATAAAGGAGTGGATAAGCAAATGCAGTTTAATGGATTTGTGCCAATGAACCAGAACCTGTCTGAAGTATTAAAAGTATTGGAGTTAAGCGGCATCCATTTTAGTTTGAAAAATAAAATATTAACTGTAATGAAATAA